One genomic region from Kineobactrum salinum encodes:
- a CDS encoding GGDEF/EAL domain-containing response regulator translates to MAPDSQARRLLTLDDDADVNVTVCLIAQQIGFEARSTTEPAEFFRLLACWSPSHIIVDLVMPNIDGIEIIKRLPDYNTPAALIITSGLGSRVVEAAARAATESGLEVAGLLPKPFTPADLRQLLAAPSSVRISHSQNVPVADDSEEQFAITEQVLAQALRERQFTVFYQPKLCCTTGHLVGLECLARWQHPTQGMLFPDRFIPLAEGSGLIAQLTEQIFVQALEWFAAHCHGQNLQIALNLSAKTLSSPEFPDWVAQQCTRLGVAPQQVVLEVTETSSMENPVATLQILTQFRIKGFSLSIDDFGIGYSSLIQLARLPFSELKIDKMFVISAPYSEESQKIVSAVISLGRALNLSVTAEGVEDAWTLQYLKDAGCDYAQGFLFSRPVDGEAFLAWKHSREPTV, encoded by the coding sequence ATGGCACCGGATTCCCAAGCGCGCCGCCTGCTCACCCTGGACGATGACGCCGATGTCAACGTCACGGTGTGCCTCATCGCGCAGCAGATCGGCTTCGAGGCCCGTTCCACCACGGAGCCGGCGGAGTTTTTCCGCCTGCTGGCCTGCTGGTCGCCCAGCCATATCATCGTCGACCTGGTGATGCCGAATATCGACGGTATCGAGATCATCAAGCGATTGCCCGACTACAATACCCCGGCCGCCCTGATCATCACCAGCGGGCTTGGCAGCCGGGTGGTAGAGGCTGCCGCCAGGGCGGCAACGGAAAGCGGCCTGGAGGTGGCCGGCCTGCTGCCCAAACCTTTCACTCCCGCTGACCTGCGCCAGTTGCTGGCAGCACCCAGCAGCGTCAGGATTTCCCACAGCCAGAATGTGCCGGTGGCGGACGACAGCGAGGAGCAGTTTGCCATTACCGAGCAGGTGCTGGCGCAAGCCCTGCGCGAACGGCAATTCACGGTGTTCTACCAACCCAAGCTGTGCTGCACCACCGGCCACCTGGTGGGTCTTGAATGCCTGGCACGGTGGCAGCATCCCACGCAGGGCATGCTGTTCCCCGATCGATTCATTCCGCTGGCGGAGGGCTCGGGCCTGATCGCGCAGCTGACGGAGCAGATCTTCGTCCAGGCACTGGAATGGTTCGCGGCCCATTGCCACGGCCAGAATCTGCAGATCGCGCTCAACCTGTCCGCCAAAACCCTGTCGTCGCCGGAATTTCCCGACTGGGTTGCACAGCAATGCACGCGGCTCGGCGTGGCACCCCAGCAGGTCGTGCTCGAGGTGACCGAAACCAGCAGCATGGAAAATCCGGTCGCCACACTGCAGATACTGACCCAGTTCCGGATCAAGGGTTTCAGCCTGTCCATCGACGACTTCGGGATCGGCTATTCCTCGCTGATCCAGCTGGCCCGGCTGCCGTTTTCAGAACTGAAAATCGACAAGATGTTTGTGATTTCGGCGCCCTATTCGGAAGAGTCCCAGAAAATCGTTTCCGCGGTGATCAGTCTGGGTCGCGCCCTGAACCTGAGTGTCACCGCCGAGGGCGTGGAGGATGCCTGGACCCTGCAGTATCTGAAGGATGCCGGCTGTGATTACGCCCAGGGCTTCCTGTTCTCGCGCCCGGTGGATGGCGAGGCCTTCCTGGCGTGGAAGCACTCCCGCGAGCCGACAGTCTGA
- a CDS encoding retropepsin-like aspartic protease family protein yields MREGMGMNDEARAHKRMGLTMQALAWLVFMALLGFFFNDLLDRQHNPNQALETRYAKDGIREVVLQRNRHGHYVTSGAINGQPVVFMLDTGATGVAIPEAVARRLALEPGRAFRTQTANGVAMSYATRLQSVSVGEIALHDVSAGIVPGLQTREVLLGMSFLKHIEFTQRGDQLILRQYPG; encoded by the coding sequence TTGCGCGAAGGCATGGGCATGAACGACGAGGCAAGGGCACACAAACGCATGGGCCTGACGATGCAGGCGCTGGCCTGGCTGGTGTTCATGGCACTGCTGGGGTTCTTCTTCAACGATCTGCTGGATCGGCAGCACAACCCCAACCAGGCTCTGGAGACCCGCTACGCCAAGGATGGCATTCGCGAGGTCGTACTGCAGCGCAACCGCCACGGCCACTATGTCACCAGCGGCGCCATCAACGGCCAGCCGGTGGTGTTCATGCTCGACACCGGCGCCACCGGCGTCGCCATTCCCGAAGCCGTTGCCCGGCGGCTGGCGCTGGAGCCGGGCCGCGCGTTCCGCACCCAGACCGCCAACGGTGTGGCCATGTCCTATGCCACCCGCCTGCAAAGTGTCAGCGTGGGCGAGATCGCGCTGCACGATGTCAGTGCCGGCATCGTTCCCGGGCTACAGACCAGGGAGGTCCTGCTGGGCATGTCCTTTCTCAAGCACATTGAATTTACCCAGCGCGGCGACCAGTTGATCCTGCGGCAGTACCCCGGCTGA
- a CDS encoding PD-(D/E)XK nuclease family protein — translation MPTAVGTIDVSLALKGDAATPERPADSLGLVHTGPRGLLQLLETRLGIPAAETPFSSRLIQYLACIDETDRGGQFYQASWEADPFAVARSLLQWRDHWYEAGWSGHFPPAAPPRLTAMAAIETLARERVAAGTGQRLQRVIALLPEHPVALRRITLADRLEDFPPLWQQLLTTLELPLEHTAAPQPAAVEGSDLHRVQQYLLAPGPAPLNLRGDGSLLALQADAPAASAPLIAALTARQLATSGNAGPAILAEQRGDLLDEALEAIGAPRLGFGASSVWRPLFQLLPLACELLWEPLNARALFQFLSHPVAPIPARQRERLTQTAAAIPGIGSEQWQQAVAACLEQEEPAQRTRHAENIRYWLEPERFPPEQGADTATLERRAQRLASWLGAAQEASSDEALRSLYTIAINQAVEFERALQRLQRHGRDRLNRDQVLRLIDDVRGSGCDVTDRGAELGPGPGRALAASHAGAFREPVEQVIWWDCQASGRVRRWPWSRAERSALAAHGVQLHSEAAQLQWQARAQLRPLLCARQQCLLVLHDDAERPHPVWDLLQSLSRNLPVLDAADPATAARLELPQQALSARSLPARSRWWQLPLGNAIAPRETESYSSLEACLHSPYQWVLRYSARIRSGSLVTLSDGSLLKGRLAHRLFELFFAAQPDIAQIAPQAIAAWVQRQLPALLQQEGALLLEAGRQAEAERFGSQLQEALQVLVEQLQQAGVTRVAMELPQQGQFAGGTLTGTIDLLATTADGREAIVDIKWGGRRYRRDSLLAGSYLQLATYAQLRLAAGAGQTPLLSYFIVSDAHMLNLDHGFFPEAERIIPDTQEGPARFWQRVEASWRWRRAQLDRGLIEVTVAGTEPGPESDPGDEGLPMPASSDRFNEYLVLTGWEPNA, via the coding sequence ATGCCCACTGCCGTCGGTACCATTGATGTCAGCCTCGCCCTGAAAGGTGACGCGGCCACCCCTGAACGTCCGGCCGACAGCCTGGGATTGGTGCACACCGGGCCCAGAGGCCTGCTGCAGCTGCTGGAGACCCGGCTCGGCATTCCCGCCGCCGAGACGCCCTTCAGTTCCCGCCTGATCCAGTACCTCGCCTGTATCGACGAGACTGACCGCGGCGGCCAGTTTTACCAAGCCTCCTGGGAGGCAGATCCCTTCGCCGTGGCCCGCAGCCTGCTGCAGTGGCGCGATCACTGGTACGAAGCAGGCTGGAGCGGTCACTTCCCGCCCGCGGCACCACCGCGACTGACCGCGATGGCGGCAATAGAAACACTGGCGCGGGAGCGGGTGGCAGCCGGCACCGGACAGCGCCTGCAGCGAGTGATCGCACTGTTGCCGGAGCATCCGGTGGCGCTGCGGCGGATAACGCTCGCGGACCGGCTGGAAGATTTCCCGCCGCTGTGGCAGCAACTGCTGACCACCCTGGAACTGCCGCTGGAGCACACTGCTGCGCCACAGCCCGCTGCAGTCGAAGGCAGCGACCTCCACCGGGTACAGCAATACCTGCTGGCGCCGGGCCCGGCGCCGCTGAACCTGCGCGGCGATGGCAGTCTGCTGGCACTGCAGGCGGATGCCCCCGCCGCCAGCGCGCCCCTGATCGCCGCGCTGACCGCCAGGCAATTGGCGACAAGCGGCAACGCCGGACCGGCCATTCTCGCCGAGCAGCGCGGTGACTTGCTGGATGAAGCACTGGAAGCTATCGGTGCGCCGCGCCTGGGTTTCGGTGCCAGCTCGGTCTGGCGCCCGCTGTTCCAGCTGTTGCCGCTGGCCTGCGAGCTGTTGTGGGAACCGCTCAATGCCAGGGCGCTGTTCCAGTTCCTGTCACATCCGGTGGCTCCGATTCCGGCCCGGCAACGGGAGCGGCTGACACAAACTGCCGCCGCAATCCCCGGCATCGGCAGCGAACAATGGCAGCAGGCGGTAGCGGCCTGCCTGGAACAAGAGGAACCCGCCCAGCGCACCCGCCACGCCGAGAATATCCGTTACTGGCTGGAACCAGAGCGTTTTCCGCCGGAACAGGGCGCCGACACGGCGACGCTGGAACGGCGCGCCCAGCGCCTCGCCAGCTGGTTGGGTGCGGCGCAGGAGGCGAGTAGCGATGAGGCACTGCGCTCGCTGTACACCATCGCCATCAACCAGGCCGTGGAATTCGAACGGGCACTGCAGCGGCTGCAGCGTCATGGCCGTGACCGGCTCAACCGTGACCAGGTACTGCGCCTGATCGACGACGTCCGCGGCAGCGGTTGTGACGTGACCGACCGCGGCGCCGAGCTGGGTCCGGGACCCGGCCGGGCGCTCGCCGCCAGCCACGCAGGCGCCTTCCGGGAGCCGGTGGAGCAGGTGATCTGGTGGGACTGCCAGGCCAGCGGCCGGGTCCGGCGCTGGCCCTGGTCCCGCGCCGAGCGCAGCGCGCTGGCCGCGCACGGGGTGCAGCTGCACAGTGAGGCAGCGCAGCTGCAGTGGCAGGCGCGGGCCCAGCTGCGGCCATTGCTGTGCGCCCGTCAGCAATGCCTGCTGGTGTTGCACGACGACGCCGAGCGCCCGCACCCGGTATGGGACCTGCTGCAAAGCCTCAGCCGCAATCTGCCGGTGCTGGACGCTGCTGACCCTGCCACCGCCGCGCGGCTGGAGCTGCCACAGCAGGCACTGTCAGCCCGTTCACTGCCCGCCAGGAGCCGCTGGTGGCAGTTGCCGCTGGGTAACGCCATAGCACCCCGCGAGACGGAATCCTACTCCAGTCTGGAGGCCTGCCTGCACAGCCCCTATCAATGGGTGCTGCGCTATTCGGCCCGCATCCGGTCCGGCTCGCTGGTCACGCTAAGCGACGGCAGCCTGCTCAAGGGCAGGCTCGCCCACCGCCTGTTCGAGCTGTTTTTTGCCGCTCAGCCGGACATTGCCCAGATCGCACCGCAGGCCATCGCGGCCTGGGTTCAGCGCCAACTGCCTGCACTGCTGCAGCAGGAGGGCGCGCTGTTGCTGGAAGCCGGCCGTCAGGCTGAAGCCGAGCGCTTCGGCAGCCAGCTGCAGGAAGCCCTGCAGGTACTGGTGGAACAGCTGCAGCAGGCGGGCGTCACCCGGGTGGCGATGGAACTGCCACAGCAGGGCCAGTTCGCCGGGGGTACTCTCACCGGCACCATTGACCTGCTGGCGACCACCGCGGACGGCCGCGAGGCCATTGTCGATATCAAGTGGGGCGGACGCCGCTACCGCCGCGACAGCCTGCTGGCCGGCAGCTATCTGCAGCTCGCCACCTATGCGCAGCTGCGCCTGGCTGCGGGTGCCGGCCAGACGCCCCTGCTGAGCTACTTCATCGTCAGCGACGCCCATATGCTGAACCTGGACCACGGTTTCTTTCCGGAGGCCGAACGGATAATACCGGACACCCAGGAGGGGCCGGCCCGCTTCTGGCAGCGGGTGGAGGCCAGCTGGCGCTGGCGCCGGGCCCAGCTCGACCGCGGCCTGATTGAAGTCACCGTCGCCGGCACCGAACCCGGCCCCGAATCGGACCCCGGCGACGAGGGTCTGCCCATGCCGGCAAGCAGCGACCGCTTCAACGAGTATCTCGTGCTCACTGGCTGGGAGCCCAACGCATGA